The Amycolatopsis camponoti genome segment CGACCATCGAACCCGGGGGCGAGAACGACGTCGCGTTCTCCAGCAGCTCGGCGAACACGAGCACCAGGTCGGCGCCGAAGGACGACGACAGCAGGATCTCCGCGACGACCCCCAGCTTGACGCGCTGGTAGTCCTCGATCTCGGCGAGCGCGGAGCGCAGCGCCGTGGACAGCTCGATCGGACCGGCGATGCGCGTCTCGTCGCGGGTGCCGGACACGACGAGCAGGTTGTCGGCGTTGCGGCGCAGGCGGGTGGAGAGGTGGTCGAGCCGGTAGAGGCTGGCCAGCAGCCGGGTGTCCTGCTCGTTGCGCTCGACCTCGTCGATCAGCGCGAGCTGGCGGCCGACGAGGTTCTGCGTGCGCTTGGCGACGTTCGCGAACATCAGGCTGGTGTTGCGCCGGGTGAGCGCCTGCCGCTCGACCAGCTCGGCCGCGGTGGTCTGGACCCGGTTGAACGCGGCCGCCAGCTCGCCGAGCTCGTCGTCCGAGACGACGTCGATCGTGGCCAGCCGCGGGACCTGCTCCTCGGCCTCTTCGGTGTCGGTGACGCGGACGAGCTCGGTGCCGGCGAGGTCGGCGACCGAGGTCGCCGCGGTGGTGAGCCGCCGCAGCGGCCGGGCGATCGAGCGGGACACCGCGACGGCCAGGAACGCGACCAGCAAGAACAGCAGGCCCGCGCCGACGCCGACCAGCCACGCCAGCCGCGTGCCGGCGGCCGCCCGGTCGTTCGCCGCGTCGGCGATCTCGCCGGTGACCCGCTCCTGGACCAGCTTCCGCTGTCCCGCTTGGCTTTCCGACGCGGTGAGGACGTCGGTGACGTACCGGCTGGTCGCGGCCGCGTCCCGCGGGTTGCCGATCTGGGCCGCGAGCTCGTCGATCCGGCGGCCCGCGTCGCTCTGCTCGACGTTGACGACCAGCGCGGACTGGTCGCGGTCGGTCTCGTCGTCGGCCTGCTGGACGAACCGGTCGGTGAAGATCGGCGCCTGCTGGGTCGCGTCGTCCAGGATGGACCGGCCGGCGTCGGGCGACACCGCCGTCACGATCAACGCCATGCCGCGCAACGAGTTCTCCTCGTTCGCGCGCAGCAACGCCTCCAGCGCGGTCAGCTCCCGCGTGCCCTCGGCGTCACTGGTGAGCTGCGGGACCAGCCGCAGTGAATCGATTACCGCGCCGATGACCGCGTGGTAGGTGCGCGCGACGCTGTCGAGCGCGACACCGCGGCGCTGCGCGTTCTGCCGCAGCTCGTCGAGCGAACCGATCCGGGTCAGCGCCGCGGAAAGCTCGTCGGGCGCGTCGGCGCCGAGCGACGACCGGACGTCCTCGACCGCCGCGCTCACCGTCTTCTGCTGCTGCAGCATCTGGTCGGCGGGCATCGACGGCGTCGCGACGTACGCGCCGGTCAGCAGCCGTTCGCGCTGCAGCTGCCAGACCAGGCCGCCGAGCTGCTGGGCGTGCCGCGCCACCGTCGCCGACTGCGTCGCGGCCACGGCGCTGTTCGCCTGCGTCAGCACGAACGGCACCGACACCAGCACCACCGCGACCAGCGGGGGCAGGAGCAGCAGGTTCAGCTTGCCGCGAATGCCGAGCCGGGACAGGATCGCCCCGCCGCCGGCCCGGTCCGCGGTCGCCTTGCCGTGCCTCATTCCCGCACCTCTCCGTCTTCCGTTCTCACCCGTCCGCGGCCACCCGGCCGACGTGGCCGCGGTGCTGCTCCCGGACGAGGTCCTCGATCCGGGCGCGCAGCGCGAGGAAGCGCGGTTCGCGCTTCACCGCCAAGTCCCGCTCGGTGGGCAGCGTCACCTCGACGTCGGCGGCGATCCGGCCCGGGTCGGAGGCGAGCACCACCACCCGGCCGCCCAGGAAGACCGCTTCCTCGACGTCGTGGGTGACCATCAGCACCGTGGTGCCGGTGTCGGCCCAGACCTGGCGGATGAGCACCTGCATGTCCTCTTTGGTCTGGACGTCCAAGGCGCCGAAGGGTTCGTCCAGCAGCAGCACGTCCGGTTCGCAGGCGAGCGCCCGCGCGATCGCGACGCGCTGCTTCTGGCCGCCGGAAAGCTGCTTCGGCAACGACTTGCGCACGGCGTGGAGCCCCGTCTCGGCGAGGTACCAGTCCACGCGCTTGGCGCGCTCGCCCGCGTCGACCGCGAGCAGCTCGAGTCCGAACGCGACGTTCTTCTCGACGCTGCGCCACGGGTACAGCGCGCCGGCCTGGAAGACGAGCCCGCGGTCCGGGCCGGGACCGGTCACCGGGACGCCGTCGAGCACGATCTCGCCCTCGGTCGGCCGGCTGAGCCCGGCGACCAGCGACAGCAGCGTCGACTTGCCCGAGCCGCTCGCGCCGACGACGCAGACGAACTCGCCGCGCCGCACCTCGAGGTCGACGCCGTCGAGCGCGCGGGTCACCGTGCCGCGCACGGTGTAGTCCTTCGCGACGTTCCGCAGCTCCAGCGTCATGCCGCCCACTTCCCGACCCGCGTGCGCAGCAGGCGCAACAGGACGTCGATGAGGAGCCCCGCGACGCCGATGACCACCAGCACCGCGAAGATCTTGTCGGTCTGCAGGAACCGCTGCGCCCGGACGATCCGGTAGCCGAGGCCCGCCGACGAGTTGATCAGCTCGGCGACGACCACGAAGTTCCACGCCGCGGCGGCGTTGACGCGGATCGCGTCGATCACGCCGGGCAGCGAGTGCGGCACGACGACCTTGCGCAGCACCTCGCCCCGGCGCGCGCCGAGGGTGTAGGAGACGTCGAGGAGCGCGCCCGGGACGCCGCGGACGACGTCGGCGGTCATCAGCGTGTTGAAGAAGACCGTCCCGAGGAACAGCATGGCGATCTTCGACGGCTCGCCGATGCCGAGCCAGATGATCAGCAGCGGGATGAACGCGCTCGCCGGCAGGTAGCGCAGCAGCCCGATCAGCGGCTCGAAGAACGCCTGCCCCGCGCTGAAGCCGCCCATCAGGATGCCGAGCGGCACCGACACCAGAATGGCGAGGCCGAAGCCTTCGAGCACCCGTTGGGTTGTCGCCCAGAGGTCGTCGAAGAGCTCACCGGTGCTCGCCATGTCGACGCCGGCCCGGACCACCGCGACCGGGGACGGCAGGAACGTCGGGTTGACGACCCCGCTGACGCTCAGCAGGACCCACGCGAGGAACGGGATCGCGAACGACAGCACCGCCAGCTTCCAGCGCGCCGACGCGGAAAGGGGCGTGCGCAGGGAAAGCAGCGCCGAGGTGGCCTTCGGCGCGGTCCGGCGCGGCAGCGGCGCCCAGGCCGGGCGGCCCCGGCCGGACTCCTGCGCTTCGGCGAGCCGCTGCTCGGCTTCCAACACCTCGGCGGCCCGCTCGTCGGCCGTGACCGCCGGGGTGGTGCGCTGGGTCGGACCCGTCACTGCGGCGCGGCCTTCACGAACTGGTCGTCGAACAACCCGTCCAGCGACGGCCGCTGCTGGGCGAGCCCGGTGCCGACGATGAAGTCGACGATCTTGTTCGCCTGGAAGTCGAGGTGCTGCGCGGTGACGCCCGGGGTGAACGCGTCGAGGTTCTGCTGGCGCGTGAAGATCGTGGTGCCGGCGTCGTAGGACCGGTAGTCCGCATCGGACACACCGCCGCGCTTGGCCATGATCCCGACGGCCGCGTCCTTGTTGTTCTTGATCCAGGTCAGGGTCTCGAACCAGGTGTTGACCAGTGCCTGGACGTCCTTCGGGTGCTCCTTGACAAGCTTCTGCGACGTGACGAGGTGGTCCGGGATGGCACCGGGGAACTCCGTCGACGTCGAGATCGCGCGGCTGCCCGGGCGCTCGAGGGCCTTCGAGGTGAACGGCGCGAACGCACCCACCGCGTCGACCTGGCCGCCGACGAACGCGGCCGCGGCGGCGTCGGTCGGCAGGTTGACCAGCTCGATGTCCTTTTCGGTCAGCTTCGCCTCCTGCAGCGCGAGCAGCAGCAGGTAGTGGTCGACCGTCCCCTGCTCGACCGCGACCTTCTTGCCCTTCAGGTCGGCGATGGCGTTGATCCCGTCCCGCGCGATGATCTTGTCGTTGCCGGTGGAGTTGTCGTTCACCAGCACGATCGACAGCTTCGCGCCGCCGGAAGCCGAGGAGAGCGTGTCGTTGAGGGTCTGGCTGTTCGCGTCGATGGCCCCGCTGGAGAGCGCGTTGATGCTGTCGGTGTAGTTGTCGAAGTACTTCAGGTCGACGTTCACGCCGTTCTTGGCGAACAGGCCCTGCTCCTGCGCCACCTGCCAGGGGAACCAGCCCGGCCAGGCGCTGAACCCGAGCGTGATCTTGTCCCCGGAGCCGGTGGCGGAGCTGTCGCCGCAGCCGGAAAGCGCGGTGACCCCGGCGAGGGTCAGCAAGGTCAGGAGCACCGTCAGCAGACGGGGGCGGGAAGTCACAGCGAAACTCCAAAAGGCGGGGAAAGTGGAGTGTTGCGGCGTCGAAAGCGCACAGTCATCGCTGCCCTCTTCCAGACGCACCTGATCGGGTCGCGGATGAGAGAAAGCGGACAAGGATCACCCACACTCAGTGATATCCGGCCCCTCAGCGCACCGGATCGGCTACCCCTTGTCCCTCACCCGGCGGGCAGCCTAGCGAGTGGCACAAGATCACCACAATGCCCGGAGGATGCGGCCGAACGAGTGATCCGCGCCGGGGCCAACCAGCGTCATCGACGCTTTCGACACCCCTTGCCGACCGGCTTTCTGTCGGCCGCCCGGCCAAGATCGTGGCCGAGCGGCCGTGCAGCCGCACGGGCTGTAGTCCCTAGTCGTTACCGCGCGCCTTGATCATCACCGAGCGCTACCCGAGTCCGGCGAACAATCGTTCGGATTGTGTCGTTCACCGAGGCGGGAATCGAACAGGTGTGCGCCCTCGCCGATATCGCACGAAGCCGGGATCCGGGAATGATTCCTCGACTGTTAACACGCCTGAAACAATCGGACGAATTTCGATCACGCGACAGATTTCGTGAGGTCGTAAATCGTCGTGCCGCCGACGGTCTCCGGCGTGAAGTTCTGCTCGACCCAGGCCTGGATCTCACCCGAGGTGCCGCGGCCGCCACCGAAGCCGCCGCGACCGCCGGCGACGAAGTAGCGGATGTCGCCGGCGGCGACGTACTCCTGGAACCGCGCGAGCGTCGGCGCGGGGTCGCTGCCGCTGAAGCCGCCGATCGCGAGCACCGGCCGTCCGCTCGCCAGCGCCAGCCCGGCCGACTGCATCGCACCGCTCTGCGCCGCGGCCCACTTCGTCGTGGTGTTCTTCAGCAGGTCGATCACCGCGGTGTCGGTCCGGCCTTCGCCGAAGCCGCCCCGCGCGCCGAACCCGCGTCCACTCGCGACCGCCGGTCCGGACGACGGAGTGCCGCCGGAGTGCGCGGTCGCCGCCGTGGCCAGGGTGAACGACGCCGTCCCGAGCAGCGCGCCGCAGAGGCCGAGCGCGGCCACGACCGGGCCGAAGCGCCGGACCCGGTCGGCGCCGAAGAGCAGCGCCAGCACCCCGGCCGCGCCGAGCACGAGCAGCGCGTAGCGGATCCACGGCTGCCAGTCCGGCGTACGCGCGAGAAGCACGAAGCCCCAGACCGCGGTGACCGCGAGCAACACGGCCAGCACCGCGCGGGCCGCGAAGTTCGACCGGCCGCGCCACAGCTCGCGCGCGGAGATCCCCAGCGTGGCCGCGATCCCCGGGGCCAGCGCGACCGTGTAGTACGGGTGGATGATGCCGCTCATGTAGCTGAACACGAGCGTCGTGACGACCAGCCAGCCGCCCCACAGCAGCAGTGCCGCACGGGTCCGGTCGGTGCGGGGCGCGCGCCGGGTGAACCACAGCCCGGCGACCAGGCCGAGGACCGCGGCGGGCAGCAGCCACGAGGCTTCCCCGCCGAACTCGCCGCCGAACAACCGCGTCAGGCCGGTTTCGCCGCCGAAGCCGCCGCCGAAACCACCCCCGGCGCCACCCGGCGGCGCCCCGCTGCCACCCCGGCCCTCACCGAAGATCCGGCCGAGGCCGTTGTAGCCGAACGCCAGCTCCAGCACGGTGTTGTCGGTCGAGCCGCTGATGTAGGGCCGGTCCGCCACCGGCCAGAGCGCGACGACCACGATCCACCAGCCCGCGGAGACGAGCACCGCCCCGGCCGCGGCGAACAGCTGGCCGATCCGGCGGCCGGGCGACGTCGGCGCCGCGACGGCGTACGCCAGCACGAACGCGGGCAGGACGAGGAAGGCCTGCAGCATCTTGTCGAGGAAGCCGAACCCGACGGCGACCCCGGCGAGCAGCAGCCACTTCGTGCCGGCGTGTTCCAGCGCGCGCACGACGCAGTAGGCGCCGGCGACGAGCAGCAGCACGAGGAAGGCATCGGGGTTGTCGTACCGGAACATGAGCGCGGCGACCGGCGTCAGCGCGAGCCCGGCTCCGGCGAGCAGGCCGGCGCCCGGGCCGGACAGCCGTCGCACGGCGAGGTAGAGCAGGCCGACCGAGGCGACGCCGGCGAGCGCGTTCGGCACGAGCAGGCTCCAGCTGGAAAAGCCGAAGAGCCGCCCGGACAACCCCATGACCCACAGCGAGAAGGGCGGCTTGTCGACGGTGACGACGTTGCCCGGGTCGAGCGAGCCGAAGAACAGCGCCTTCCAGCTCCACGTGCCGGCCTGGGCGGCCATCGCGTAGAAGTCGTTGGCCCAGCCGGTCTTCGCCAGGTCCCAGAGGTAGAGCAGGCCGGTACCGAGCAGCAGAGCGGTCACGGACGGTCTGATCCACCGCGGTTTCCGGGCGGCTTCGGGAGCGGGCTGGGCGTGCTCGGGCGCCGACAGCGTGGTCGTCATGGTCCCGACCGTCTCGTCGCCGCATGTGGTGAACTTGTGCCGAAGCTGTGCGCGCGCTGTGCATCCGGCCCGTTCGGGTGACCGGCCTAGGGAGCGGGTGCCTCCGCGAAGGTCATCTCGAACTCCGTCCGTCCCGGACGGCTCTGCACCCTGACCCGGCCGCCGTGCGCCCCGACCACCGCGGCCACGATCGCCAGCCCCAGCCCGGTGCTCCCCGCCGCCCGTGAGCGCGAGTTGTCACCACGGGCGAAACGCTCGAACACGTCCGGGAGGATGTCCGGCGGGATGCCCGGGCCGTCGTCCACCACGCGGAGCCGGACCGCTCCGTCCGATGTGGACAGTGTCGTCGTCACCGTCGTGCCCGCCGGGGTGTGCGTGCGCGCGTTGGCCAGGACGTTGATCACCACCTGGTGCAGCTGGCCGGCGTCGCCGAGGACGCCGATCGGCTCGCCGGGCACCTCCATCAGCCACTTGTGGCCCGGGCCCGCGACGTGCGCGTCCGCGACCGCGTCGGCCACCAGCCGGCACAGGTCCACCCACTCGGGCACCACCGGACGGCCGGAGTCGAGGCGCGCGAGCAGCAGCAGGTCCTCCACCAGCGTCGTCATCCGGCGCGACTCGGACTCGACGCGGCTCATCGCGAACGCGACGTCCGGCGGCACCTGCTCGCCGCCGCGGCGGGTCAGCTCGGCGTACCCGCGGATCGCCGCCAGCGGCGTGCGCAGCTCGTGGCTCGCGTCCGCGACGAACTGGCGGACGCGGTTCTCGCTCGCGTGCCGCGCGGTCAGCGCGTTCGCGACGTGCTGGAGCATCCGGTTCAGCGCCGAGCCGACCTTGCCGACCTCGGTGTTCGGGTCGGTGTCGGCCTCCGGGACCCGTTCCGACAGCGCGACCTCGCCGCGGTCCAGCGGCAGCTCGGAGACGCGCGTCGCGGTCGCGGCCAACCGGTCGAGGGGTTTCATGGTGCGCCGGATCGTCGCCGCGCCGACCGCCCCGGCCACCAGGATCCCGGCGAGCGCGACGCCACCGAGGATGAACCCGAGCTGCCACAACGTCTCGTTCACGTCTTTGAGGGGCAGGCCGATGACCGTCTTCTCGCCGCTGGGCGCCACGGTCGAAACCACGCGGTACTCACCGAGGTTGCCGCCGAGGTCGACGCTGTGCTGCTTCCCGTCGGTCGGCACCGCCAGCAGCGCCAGCACCTGGCTCTCCGGGAGGCCGCGGAACGGCGGCTTGCGCTTCGACGGCACGCCGACGCTGGAGTCGAGCACGCTGCCCTGGGCGAACCGGCCCTTCTGGACCACGGCGAGCGTGCCGTCGCCCTGGCCCAGCGCCCGGAGCGGGTCCGGCGGCGGCGCGGCGTCGGGGTACTGCCACGGCGGCCGTTCCGCGCCGCGGAACGCGCGGTCGCTCGCCGCGGCGAGCCGCTTGTCCTGCTGGCCGACGAGGAACTCGCTCAGCGCGAACTCCGTCACCACGCCGACGACGAGGCAGACGAGCGCGAGCAACGCGGCCAGCTGGACGATCAGCCGCCGCCGCAACGACCACGGCCGCTGCGCCCGGAACCGCCGCCGCTCAGCCCGCTGGCTTGAGGACATACCCGGCGCCCCGCATGGTGTGGATCATCGGCTCGCGGTCGGCGTCGATCTTCTTGCGCAGGTAGGAGATGTAGAGCTCGACGATGTTGGCCTGACCGCCGAAGTCGTAGCTCCACACGCGATCCAGGATCTGGGCCTTCGACAGCACGCGCTTGGGGTTGCGCATGAGGTAGCGCAGCAGCTCGAACTCGGTCGCGGTCAACGGAACGAGGTCACCGCCGCGGTGCACCTCGCGGCTGTCCTCGTCGAGGGTGAGGTCGCCGACGACGAGCGTCGACCCGCTCGCGCCGGTCACCCCGCCGGCCCGGCGCAGCAGCGCGCGCAGGCGCAGCGCGACCTCTTCTAGGCTGAAGGGCTTGGTGACGTAGTCGTCGCCGCCGGCGGTGAGCCCGGCGATGCGGTCCTCGACCGCGTCCTTCGCCGTCAGGAAGAGCACCGGCAGGTGCGGCGCCTCGGAACGCATGCGGCGCAGCACTTCGAGGCCGCTGAAGTCGGGGAGCATGACGTCGAGCACGACGGCGTCGGGCCGGAAGTCGCGCGCGATCCGGACGGCTTCCGTGCCGTCGCCCGCGCTGCGCACCTCCCAGCCCTCCATGCGCAGGGCCATCGACACGAGCTCGGCCAGCGTCGCCTCGTCGTCGACGACGAGGACCCGTACCGGGCTCCCGTCGGCGCGGCGCAGGTCGGCCTTGCCGGGGCCGGGTGACGTGGCGTTCATAGCGGTCATAGTGCCATCTTCCCGGCGGCTCATCAGTGCTCACTGTGCCCGTGCTGTGCGTTTCCTGTGAGAGTCCTTCGTCCGGGTAAGGGAGCCACAGCGCGTGCTGACGCCTCGCACAGCTCAAACACAGCCTCGGCGGTGAGGCTGGCCTGGACCAGTGTGGGTACGACCGGAGGACACGATGACGACCGAGCCGACGCCGAACACGCCACCGCAGGGTGAACCGGCCCCCGCCAACTGGGGCGACCCGGCCCCGGCCGCGCCCAAGAAGGGCTGGTCCGGCAAGAAGACGGCGATCGCGGCCGGCATCGCGGTGGTGATCGCGGCCGGCGGCGGCGCG includes the following:
- a CDS encoding ABC transporter permease is translated as MTGPTQRTTPAVTADERAAEVLEAEQRLAEAQESGRGRPAWAPLPRRTAPKATSALLSLRTPLSASARWKLAVLSFAIPFLAWVLLSVSGVVNPTFLPSPVAVVRAGVDMASTGELFDDLWATTQRVLEGFGLAILVSVPLGILMGGFSAGQAFFEPLIGLLRYLPASAFIPLLIIWLGIGEPSKIAMLFLGTVFFNTLMTADVVRGVPGALLDVSYTLGARRGEVLRKVVVPHSLPGVIDAIRVNAAAAWNFVVVAELINSSAGLGYRIVRAQRFLQTDKIFAVLVVIGVAGLLIDVLLRLLRTRVGKWAA
- a CDS encoding glycosyltransferase family 39 protein, whose translation is MTTTLSAPEHAQPAPEAARKPRWIRPSVTALLLGTGLLYLWDLAKTGWANDFYAMAAQAGTWSWKALFFGSLDPGNVVTVDKPPFSLWVMGLSGRLFGFSSWSLLVPNALAGVASVGLLYLAVRRLSGPGAGLLAGAGLALTPVAALMFRYDNPDAFLVLLLVAGAYCVVRALEHAGTKWLLLAGVAVGFGFLDKMLQAFLVLPAFVLAYAVAAPTSPGRRIGQLFAAAGAVLVSAGWWIVVVALWPVADRPYISGSTDNTVLELAFGYNGLGRIFGEGRGGSGAPPGGAGGGFGGGFGGETGLTRLFGGEFGGEASWLLPAAVLGLVAGLWFTRRAPRTDRTRAALLLWGGWLVVTTLVFSYMSGIIHPYYTVALAPGIAATLGISARELWRGRSNFAARAVLAVLLAVTAVWGFVLLARTPDWQPWIRYALLVLGAAGVLALLFGADRVRRFGPVVAALGLCGALLGTASFTLATAATAHSGGTPSSGPAVASGRGFGARGGFGEGRTDTAVIDLLKNTTTKWAAAQSGAMQSAGLALASGRPVLAIGGFSGSDPAPTLARFQEYVAAGDIRYFVAGGRGGFGGGRGTSGEIQAWVEQNFTPETVGGTTIYDLTKSVA
- a CDS encoding nitrate- and nitrite sensing domain-containing protein, giving the protein MRHGKATADRAGGGAILSRLGIRGKLNLLLLPPLVAVVLVSVPFVLTQANSAVAATQSATVARHAQQLGGLVWQLQRERLLTGAYVATPSMPADQMLQQQKTVSAAVEDVRSSLGADAPDELSAALTRIGSLDELRQNAQRRGVALDSVARTYHAVIGAVIDSLRLVPQLTSDAEGTRELTALEALLRANEENSLRGMALIVTAVSPDAGRSILDDATQQAPIFTDRFVQQADDETDRDQSALVVNVEQSDAGRRIDELAAQIGNPRDAAATSRYVTDVLTASESQAGQRKLVQERVTGEIADAANDRAAAGTRLAWLVGVGAGLLFLLVAFLAVAVSRSIARPLRRLTTAATSVADLAGTELVRVTDTEEAEEQVPRLATIDVVSDDELGELAAAFNRVQTTAAELVERQALTRRNTSLMFANVAKRTQNLVGRQLALIDEVERNEQDTRLLASLYRLDHLSTRLRRNADNLLVVSGTRDETRIAGPIELSTALRSALAEIEDYQRVKLGVVAEILLSSSFGADLVLVFAELLENATSFSPPGSMVEVDTMLLADGSCLVSIVDHGIGMTAQKVAEENRRLVERERLELAPTSVLGLFVVGRLARRHDLGVELLATPTTGGVTARLTIPPSLFSHRVNVRVKPAPAIPAQAVPEARPAEAVAVAATVSTSDLPRPVELPAPAIPALLGSRNGFLWFDQREPVWPDAEPDVPAEREPESRAGLKRRVRGAQLPSPGTTAPVSPEPRHDPEATKAAMDGFQDAFARAAGGTEAPPLRETAASEVSLFRESDSFGQTPVAEAPAARDGLVRRVPGAQLAPGLRPPTVTGRPAPRAAANRGRRDPAAERAAFDSFAAGLAKADVVTADSPPWGVAAGRVMERGEESRK
- a CDS encoding response regulator transcription factor → MTAMNATSPGPGKADLRRADGSPVRVLVVDDEATLAELVSMALRMEGWEVRSAGDGTEAVRIARDFRPDAVVLDVMLPDFSGLEVLRRMRSEAPHLPVLFLTAKDAVEDRIAGLTAGGDDYVTKPFSLEEVALRLRALLRRAGGVTGASGSTLVVGDLTLDEDSREVHRGGDLVPLTATEFELLRYLMRNPKRVLSKAQILDRVWSYDFGGQANIVELYISYLRKKIDADREPMIHTMRGAGYVLKPAG
- a CDS encoding aliphatic sulfonate ABC transporter substrate-binding protein is translated as MLTLAGVTALSGCGDSSATGSGDKITLGFSAWPGWFPWQVAQEQGLFAKNGVNVDLKYFDNYTDSINALSSGAIDANSQTLNDTLSSASGGAKLSIVLVNDNSTGNDKIIARDGINAIADLKGKKVAVEQGTVDHYLLLLALQEAKLTEKDIELVNLPTDAAAAAFVGGQVDAVGAFAPFTSKALERPGSRAISTSTEFPGAIPDHLVTSQKLVKEHPKDVQALVNTWFETLTWIKNNKDAAVGIMAKRGGVSDADYRSYDAGTTIFTRQQNLDAFTPGVTAQHLDFQANKIVDFIVGTGLAQQRPSLDGLFDDQFVKAAPQ
- a CDS encoding ABC transporter ATP-binding protein, whose translation is MTLELRNVAKDYTVRGTVTRALDGVDLEVRRGEFVCVVGASGSGKSTLLSLVAGLSRPTEGEIVLDGVPVTGPGPDRGLVFQAGALYPWRSVEKNVAFGLELLAVDAGERAKRVDWYLAETGLHAVRKSLPKQLSGGQKQRVAIARALACEPDVLLLDEPFGALDVQTKEDMQVLIRQVWADTGTTVLMVTHDVEEAVFLGGRVVVLASDPGRIAADVEVTLPTERDLAVKREPRFLALRARIEDLVREQHRGHVGRVAADG
- a CDS encoding sensor histidine kinase is translated as MSSSQRAERRRFRAQRPWSLRRRLIVQLAALLALVCLVVGVVTEFALSEFLVGQQDKRLAAASDRAFRGAERPPWQYPDAAPPPDPLRALGQGDGTLAVVQKGRFAQGSVLDSSVGVPSKRKPPFRGLPESQVLALLAVPTDGKQHSVDLGGNLGEYRVVSTVAPSGEKTVIGLPLKDVNETLWQLGFILGGVALAGILVAGAVGAATIRRTMKPLDRLAATATRVSELPLDRGEVALSERVPEADTDPNTEVGKVGSALNRMLQHVANALTARHASENRVRQFVADASHELRTPLAAIRGYAELTRRGGEQVPPDVAFAMSRVESESRRMTTLVEDLLLLARLDSGRPVVPEWVDLCRLVADAVADAHVAGPGHKWLMEVPGEPIGVLGDAGQLHQVVINVLANARTHTPAGTTVTTTLSTSDGAVRLRVVDDGPGIPPDILPDVFERFARGDNSRSRAAGSTGLGLAIVAAVVGAHGGRVRVQSRPGRTEFEMTFAEAPAP